The Panicum virgatum strain AP13 chromosome 6K, P.virgatum_v5, whole genome shotgun sequence nucleotide sequence AGCTGTTCTGATGTGATGAGCAAGCAACTTAAGGGTCTAACGGTGAATGAAAACGTAAAATGAACCATATCTGAGCTTCAGAAGACATAACGTGTGCAACTATGCACATTTTCTTCCAGCCCAGATTCAAACAAATGACACAAGATAACTCAGAAACCTTCTACAGCAAATAGAAAGATACATTTGATACCTACCTGCTTTGCAAGGTTGCAAGCTTTGTCTGGAGAGTTCAGAATCTCATAATAGAACACTGAGAAGTTAAGTGCGAGTCCAAGCCTGATGGGATGGGTAGGAGCCAATTCAGCCAATGCAATATCCTATACAGTTGCAGAATAAGACACAATGAGAAGATGTCAGTCCAGTAGTCAGCCAGAGAAAAGCAATGGTCACTCAAAAATGAGGGAACAATATATCTACTACCATAAAAAATAACAATCAAACACAAGGAGGGGTTATGGAAGTGACAACATGGACCAACCTGAGCTGCCTTATAAGCCACCATTGTGCTCTCCGCAGATTCCTTCCTCTCGGTGCCAGTCTTAAACTCAGCAAGGTACCTTTTACAAAAATTAGAAAATGCACAGTTAGAGTAGTTGTTACAAACTATATGGATTCAATTCAACTACAAAAAACAACGCAGCAGCATTCCACTTCCTAACCTGTGATAATCACCTGTGATAATCACCCTTCATCTTGAGGTAAAACACCTTTGACTCTGCAGCAGTGGAGGAAGGCACAAGGTGCGAGTCAAGCAGCTTCAGGATACCATCACAGATATTGCTCAATTCAGCCTCAATCTTGCCACGGTATTCCTTGATCTGAGCAACATGTTCCTCGTTCTTACGGGACTCCTCCTTCTGCTCAATGGAGGAGACAATGCGCCATGAGGCACGGCGAGCCCCAATGACATTCTTGTAGGCAACAGATAGGAGGTTACGCTCCTCAACGGTGAGCTCTTCTACATCCATGGTCTTAGCCACCTTCTCCATGTACTCAACCATCTCCTCATACCGTT carries:
- the LOC120713035 gene encoding 14-3-3-like protein GF14-C, with amino-acid sequence MVEYMEKVAKTMDVEELTVEERNLLSVAYKNVIGARRASWRIVSSIEQKEESRKNEEHVAQIKEYRGKIEAELSNICDGILKLLDSHLVPSSTAAESKVFYLKMKGDYHRYLAEFKTGTERKESAESTMVAYKAAQDIALAELAPTHPIRLGLALNFSVFYYEILNSPDKACNLAKQAFDEAISELDTLGEESYKDSTLIMQLLRDNLTLWTSDLTDDGAEEGKEAPKGDAGEGQ